In a single window of the Raphanus sativus cultivar WK10039 chromosome 9, ASM80110v3, whole genome shotgun sequence genome:
- the LOC108823628 gene encoding protein BOBBER 1, which yields MAIISEVEEESSSRPSMLPFRATFDSSNPLGFLQKVFDFLGEQSDYLKKPSAEEEIAAAVRAAKEKADKESVKPVEKKPVEKESVKKPTMAASSSKPTIEVEKPKEEENKEAGPIVPNKGNGTDLENYSWVQTLQEVTVNIPVPTGTKARSVVCEIKKNRLKLGLKGQDPIIDGELYRPVKPDDCYWNIEDQKMISILLTKQDQMEWWKCCVKGEPEIDTQKVEPENSKLADLDPETRSTVEKMMFDQRQKQMGLPTSDELQKQDILKKFMSQHPEMDFTNAKIN from the exons ATGGCGATCATCTCCGAGGTTGAAGAGGAAAGCAGCAGCCGACCCTCGATGTTACCGTTCAGGGCGACCTTCGATTCTTCCAACCCATTAGGTTTCTTGCAGAAAGTGTTCGACTTTCTCGGCGAACAGAGCGATTACCTGAAGAAACCCTCCGCGGAGGAGGAGATCGCCGCCGCGGTCAGGGCGGCCAAGGAGAAAGCTGACAAGGAGAGTGTTAAACCTGTTGAGAAGAAGCCTGTGGAGAAGGAGAGTGTGAAGAAGCCGACCATGGCTGCTTCAAGCTCAAAGCCTACTATTGAAGTTGAGAAGCCTAAGGAGGAGGAGAATAAAGAAGCTGGTCCCATcg TTCCTAACAAAGGTAATGGAACTGATCTTGAGAACTACTCATGGGTTCAGACTCTTCAGGAGGTCACAGTTAACATTCCAGTGCCTACCGGCACTAAAGCACGCTCTGTTGTATGTGAGATTAAGAAGAACCGTCTTAAGCTTGGTCTCAAAGGTCAGGATCCAATCATCGAT GGAGAGCTCTACCGACCTGTTAAACCTGATGACTGCTACTGGAATATCG AGGATCAGAAGATGATATCGATTCTGTTGACTAAGCAAGATCAGATGGAGTGGTGGAAATGCTGTGTGAAAGGTGAACCTGAAATCGATACCCAGAAAGTTGAACCAGAGAACAGTAAATTAGCTGACCTTGACCCTGAAACTCGCTCCACTGTTGAGAAAATGATG TTTGATCAAAGACAAAAGCAGATGGGTCTTCCAACAAGCGACGAACTACAGAAGCAAGACATTCTCAAGAAATTCATGTCTCAG CATCCAGAGATGGACTTCACAAACGCAAAGATAAACTGA